In a genomic window of Sarcophilus harrisii chromosome 4, mSarHar1.11, whole genome shotgun sequence:
- the C4H6orf226 gene encoding uncharacterized protein C6orf226 homolog, with product MQPSPRAGENPGPDPMGRRNPGPDPAGGEGPARSPAVADDVMPRVPGAPAREEEGGPSRRPRDAARAEEPRRPGVGQAGPARPCARDQGPALPKGTREVPEASRAVPLSEILRLVQQGQDIPGLQKLHITATCREPTASRIPRRPKPWETRLPASPAVPSP from the coding sequence ATGCAACCCAGCCCGAGAGCAGGGGAGAACCCGGGCCCCGACCCGATGGGGAGGAGGAACCCAGGGCCGGACCCTGCAGGAGGAGAGGGCCCGGCCCGCAGCCCCGCTGTCGCGGATGACGTGATGCCCCGGGTCCCCGGGGCTCCGGCTCGGGAAGAGGAAGGTGGCCCTAGCCGCCGCCCCCGAGATGCTGCTCGGGCAGAAGAGCCGCGCCGCCCGGGGGTTGGGCAGGCGGGGCCAGCTCGCCCCTGCGCCCGGGACCAGGGCCCGGCGCTGCCCAAGGGAACGAGGGAGGTTCCGGAGGCGTCCCGTGCCGTGCCCCTCTCCGAGATCCTGCGGCTGGTGCAGCAAGGCCAGGACATCCCCGGGCTGCAGAAGCTGCACATTACGGCCACCTGCAGGGAGCCCACCGCGTCGCGCATCCCCCGGAGGCCCAAGCCTTGGGAAACTCGGCTGCCGGCCAGCCCCGCCGTGCCCTCGCCCTAG